The following coding sequences lie in one Candidatus Alcyoniella australis genomic window:
- a CDS encoding methyltransferase domain-containing protein — protein MDPKSLAYVAWAVKQFEISEPVLEIGAGWKPDYYRRLFGSRAYITQDIRSYQERGVKLDIICDAADMRGVVDDCSIGTLLCLNTLEHVAVPQTIIDEAQRVLVPGGRLIVTVPTRCPIHRAPKDYWRIMPDGMAWLLREFQLEDMMLGRSRTYPSVVNTVSRKLPQGEQPQEFDLGRARMVRENSAAVNTVDALLEKFNLQLIKLR, from the coding sequence GTGGATCCCAAGTCGCTGGCCTATGTGGCCTGGGCCGTTAAGCAGTTCGAGATCAGTGAGCCGGTGCTCGAGATCGGCGCCGGATGGAAGCCCGACTACTATCGCCGCCTGTTCGGCTCGCGCGCCTACATCACCCAGGACATCCGCTCCTACCAGGAGCGCGGGGTCAAGCTCGACATCATCTGCGACGCGGCGGACATGCGCGGCGTGGTCGACGATTGCTCGATCGGCACCCTGCTGTGCCTGAACACCCTCGAACACGTGGCCGTGCCGCAGACGATCATCGACGAGGCGCAGCGCGTGCTGGTCCCAGGCGGACGGCTGATCGTCACCGTGCCCACGCGCTGTCCGATCCACCGCGCGCCCAAGGACTACTGGCGGATCATGCCCGACGGCATGGCCTGGCTGCTGCGCGAATTTCAGCTCGAGGACATGATGCTCGGCCGATCAAGAACCTACCCCTCGGTGGTCAACACTGTCAGCCGCAAACTTCCACAGGGCGAACAACCGCAAGAGTTCGACCTGGGCCGCGCACGGATGGTGCGCGAGAACTCGGCCGCGGTAAATACGGTCGACGCGCTGCTGGAAAAGTTCAACCTGCAATTGATCAAACTGCGCTGA
- a CDS encoding glycosyltransferase family 9 protein: MNNIGQLRASQVLAISLQGLGNLLLAAPAINAVAHALGGPLDLALRTPTAVRFVRQTGLAANTLLLPPGRAGLPRLAAQCRAGRYRAALVCFPGGRAAQLLARLSGATVRIGHELPGGMGSLARLLTVRIAHDPLAHDVERNMQLAEALLGATPRRLPGPAIKLPDSALERADDFIRESGLQSAGLVGIHPGSDPGFADKRWPARHFARLAELIHEHLGWNTIVLDGPDETVIEAQIRDLAQVPMQSLDGALDVLDTAALIARCRAVVSNDSGIMHLACAVGAPCLALFGPSQSTRAAPWSERAASVVSDLECAPCHSLQGRADCPQGYPLCMERIEPEVVLQRLVELIGN, translated from the coding sequence ATGAATAACATTGGCCAACTACGCGCATCGCAGGTGCTGGCGATCAGCCTGCAGGGGCTGGGCAATCTGTTGCTCGCAGCACCGGCGATTAATGCCGTGGCGCACGCCCTGGGCGGTCCGCTCGATCTGGCGTTGCGCACGCCAACGGCCGTGCGCTTTGTGCGCCAGACCGGCCTGGCCGCCAACACGCTGCTGCTGCCTCCCGGACGCGCGGGCCTGCCGCGGCTCGCCGCGCAATGCAGGGCAGGGCGCTACCGTGCCGCGTTGGTCTGCTTTCCCGGCGGCAGGGCGGCGCAACTGTTGGCCCGGCTCAGCGGCGCGACCGTGCGCATCGGCCACGAGCTGCCCGGCGGCATGGGAAGCCTGGCCCGGCTGCTCACCGTGCGCATTGCGCACGATCCGCTGGCCCACGACGTGGAGCGCAACATGCAGCTCGCCGAGGCGTTGCTCGGAGCAACGCCTCGGCGTTTGCCCGGCCCGGCGATCAAGCTGCCGGACTCGGCATTGGAACGCGCCGATGATTTTATCCGTGAAAGCGGCCTTCAAAGCGCGGGCCTGGTGGGGATCCATCCGGGGAGCGATCCGGGATTTGCCGACAAGCGTTGGCCTGCCCGACATTTCGCGCGCCTGGCCGAGCTGATCCACGAGCACCTCGGCTGGAACACGATCGTGCTCGACGGTCCCGACGAGACCGTCATCGAGGCGCAGATCCGCGACTTGGCGCAGGTTCCAATGCAGTCCCTGGATGGCGCTCTGGACGTACTGGACACTGCCGCGCTGATCGCGCGCTGTAGGGCCGTGGTCAGCAACGACTCGGGAATCATGCACCTGGCCTGCGCCGTGGGCGCACCGTGTCTGGCGCTGTTCGGGCCGTCGCAATCAACGCGCGCCGCGCCGTGGAGCGAGCGCGCCGCAAGCGTGGTCAGCGATCTGGAATGCGCGCCGTGCCACTCGCTGCAGGGCCGCGCCGACTGCCCGCAAGGCTATCCGCTGTGCATGGAGCGCATCGAGCCCGAGGTCGTTTTACAGCGCCTGGTCGAGCTGATCGGTAATTAA